The genomic region GTactacaagcatttgtgttatcaacgaatgcttgtcccgagtctgggtgtctttgtaagTTGAAAGATTGTGGAACACCCAGCGACGTAAGGATTAAATCATCAATAATCCttaatgcgagagtcgtttttataaaaagactTGTTGACCCggcaaacattgttttgcctaataaattatttctaattatatgtatttttaatgccatattataaaaaaaaaaacaagaaatttcgtccaaaaaaaaaatattttagcgtGAGCAACTCTTCTCAcctaggggtatgaaaaatagttgttgttctattctcagacctactaaatacgcatataaaatttggtaaaaatcggctTAGCCCTTTCGGAGGAgcacggtaactaacatcgtgacacgggaattttatatattagatacattttaaattcatattggtctcaaatttcatttaatttgtatcaGATATCTAGAAATCGACCAAATAGTTATCTTCCATTgacatatttatacaaaaatcctATATCGCTACTAAGACTCTAAACTCACGTACATAAGCCCATatctgctttaaaaaaaaaaacgtgaaacATATCCAAAGAGTTTGTATATCGATATGCTCTTGTACAAATTAgaatatgtttaaaaagtacattttgaaCACTCCAATACTgtaaatggtattttttatcGGCTAAGTACTTTCAAAACGAAAAGCTTTtcgtattattatgtaaatcagTAGCTTGGAggattttcatgtaaaataatctgtattaaaatgttgtatttgaGCTTAGCATGGAGTGAGTTGGTGTTGCAAGGCTAGTCATTTTAGTATTGCTGAATATTAAACACGATTTCTTTAGTTATTGGTCTGATAGCTGCCGGTACtttgagttaaaaaaatgtaggaTGACGGAGGGTCTGATTTAATTGggtattgacaaaaaaaaactacgtagTCCGTAgatttatagattaaaaaaaaaacatatcgaAAATCTATATTATCTTTTAACGCCTTTAGGAAATACTTGACATCTAGGGTAACGTCATTCATCAGTTCACTTTTATACAGACTTCAAAATCATGCGATCTTCATAGTtatgtattcatttaattaaataaaacatattatgtacCCGATCTTTTTAACAAAGGGactaatttgaatttttagtCAGCacccaagttttattttagtaataagcAAAAATCTTAACacaatatgtaataattacttcaaatcaaacatcaaaataaaacaaacaccaaACTTTATttcgaaaagaaaattttgttttcaaacttcTAGTCGCTAGACCATCTGTGACCAACACCGTTCCTACAATACTAtggtccgtattacagaaggctactcaagtcctaatctctgtttaaaactagatttgagttgagatttcattttagaacGCTCCTCAAGCATAGATTCGGTGATCATAGTTCAGCTGAGTGTAGATCTTATTCCAAATCATTACTCAGTTCTAGATTAATACTCAAGTAGAGATTTGATCTGTGATTACTCAAGTGTGGTCGACACCGCGCTTGAGCAGAGATTTCCCTGTCAGTTTTGAGTTTtagcaaataattgtgttgtgaatataaataatggatatttttgaacagtttgattattacgataatttatttaacgatgATTCTAACAGAAGGTTGAACTTTCGCGTTCCTCTCAGATATCTCAGAGATGTGCAAGACCcatacaatattgaaaaatttCAAGAAAAGGTATAGGTTTTCACAAGATGTAGTGAAATCTGTGATTTTGCCATTAATTGACCAAGATCTGAGAAGGTTAAGCAACCGTGGCAATCCAATAGCCCCGGAATTACAAATTCTTGTGTGTTTGCGTTTCTATGCGACAGCGTCATTCCAGGTAAGTTTTTTCTGCTCAcattacaatacataatatgcaaatatataaaaaaaaaaacataaattcagcAAAGTTGATCATACTACtcatattaatacttttttacttttgcaGATAGTTTGTGgagatttattaaatgtatcgCAACCAGCTGCTTCAAATATAGTTGCAAATATATCAAGGTTGATAGCTCTACAACAGAGGCATTACATAAAATATCCTCAAGACATGGTCTCACACAGTTTGCACAGCTCGGCCAGTATCAACAAAATCCAGGCCTAAGAAATGTGGATGGTGCAATTGATTGCACAcacattaaaatagtaaatactccAGGGGTGGAACATCATGAAGCCTACAGAAACAGAAAATCTTACTTTTCTATAAATGTCCAGGTCAgcaaaataaggtttaaattattattcttctttGAAATGGGCATGTCatccaataacatttattgttttatttttatttcaggcaGTTGTTGGACCATTTGGCAATTTCATGGACATTGTGGCTCGATGGGCTGGCAGTACACACGACAGCAGAATATTCCAGATGTGTTTGTTGCGCACCAAATACATACATCAACAACATTCTGGTTATCTCATTGGAGACAGCGGATATCCTTGTTTAAGGTTCCTGCTAACACCTGTAGGTACTCCAACAACCCATGcggaacaaacatacaatagAGTGCATGTCAAAACAAGAAATGTGGTGGAAAGAACCTTTGGGCGATGGAAACGGCGGTTTCCATGTCTAAGTAGGGGGTTGGGCAACAAATTGACCACAGTGTCAAATATAATAGTAGCATGTGctgtactttttaatatatcattGTCTACAAATGACATGATGCCTTCATATGAAGAAGATGGTGAAATCAATGAAGAAGTCATATATGATGAATCCAACAGTGAAGGGACTACCGATGGATTTGCTTTTAGAAACACAATTATTAGTAATTActcttgattttatattattcagtttttctaacaataaaaaactatgtgtttcgggatgttctcgtcttgctaacggtgaatacttgcacagacataaccaagtggccaggattatccatcagcagcttgctctgaaatacaaacttgtggaatctgaggtgccgtactataagtatgtgcccgacccagttctcgaaagtggtcatatcacactgtactgggatcgatctatcatcactgacaggactattgttgccaataagcctgatatagtggtgatcgatcgatcagagcgtcggacaataattgttgatatcactatcccccatgacgagaacctcgtgaaagcagaaaaagaaaaacaattgaaatatttggatttagctcacgaggttgtcgacttgtgggaggtggactcggcaatcattgtcccgatagtcgtaagtgccaatggcttaatagccaagagcctcgatcaacatcttcggaggctctcgttgggcgtctgggtcaagggtttgattcagaaagcggtacttctggacacggcgcgcatcgtgaggaggttcctctctctggagccctgaccgccggcagcttgggccctgtacccgttgccggttggtcactattttttatatttttaaatgtatgttgttttttatatatatttaaaaatgtaatttatatgtattttaatgaaataaaggaaaaactatgtaaaaataatcatctttttatttattttcaatgaagtataacacaaaatgagatctcTTTTGTTCTCAATGgtcttaatacaaataatttaacaatcgTAAACaagcataattaataaaaaatcaacaactgtaaaataaacacaacaaataaaaGGTGCTATAGGCTCATCTGCGGAGATCTctcttcattaaaaatacattaaaatgactTATATCACTGGTGATGTTGTGCTGACTCGGCTTTAGCTTTcgcttcttttaatttttctttcataatttgCATTTCTACATCATGTTTTTCTTGCAGAAATTTTACTTGGAGCTTGTGTAATTCTTCTGTTCTTTTTTCTCTGCTGATGTGTTctgcttttaaaatttgtacacgcagttttttttcatttgatgaAAATTCAGAGCTAGGTTCATCAGATTGAATTTCACTATGTGAAATGATTGGATTGGATGTAGGATCAGGAACAGTGGCGGTTACATCTGTTTCCATGTTACTTGTTTCCTGAACAGTTTCTACCTCTgaaatgtcattaatattcttaaggaTGAGCTTATACTCACTGTATATATTCTAGGCTTATTTTGATTGATGGTAATGAATAGTAAATCAAGATAGTACTAGTATTAGCACTGATCACATACCAATATGGTCAGAGTCCAAAGTATTCTGTATTTCCACGAAGAGAGCGGGAGATATCTCGGCTATATTTGGGTCGATGTCAGCGTCAGGGCAGGGACCACCACCGCCAGTGGCCATTCTATGTTGACGCTCTCTTGTGAGAGCATCTCTTTGCCGGGTCTTCAAATTTTGCCAAAGACGCCTTAATTGTTCTCCTGACGCCTTTAACATTGaggagtaaaaataaatgaccaaTAGTAGGTTATATTACCTATTGACTGCTTAGAACTTTTTTATCCGTAATTTAGATACTTTAAAACTGACGTGAAACCATAACGGTAAGTGACGGTTAGGAAATAATGGATATAAATATAAGAAGATACTTACAGGCTCATTAATCATAGATGAGGCATTGAATTTTTCCGCAATATGCGCCTAAGCAGACTTCTTCTTCGCTGCGCTTACActatctgtttttttattttctataacatCTTTGAACTCTTTGAGagtttctattaataaatttcgttccaaaacactaaaatttttCTTTCTTCCTGACATTTTacagaacaataataataaaaaagagaaGTACAATTAAGTTACACTAAATAGATTGATTACAAAAATCAAcaactgtatttaaattattctgtcAAGTGTCAATCTCTACCACCACAGATATACCTATAAAACATTCCATTCTAGGAACACGTCaatgtgtttttgaatttttaaatattatatccgACTTCACattctttaatacttttatgccacgtgaaattaaggtttttaaataaaatcgaaggGTAAAAAGCTAAT from Trichoplusia ni isolate ovarian cell line Hi5 chromosome 12, tn1, whole genome shotgun sequence harbors:
- the LOC113499432 gene encoding uncharacterized protein LOC113499432; the protein is MINEPASGEQLRRLWQNLKTRQRDALTRERQHRMATGGGGPCPDADIDPNIAEISPALFVEIQNTLDSDHIEVETVQETSNMETDVTATVPDPTSNPIISHSEIQSDEPSSEFSSNEKKLRVQILKAEHISREKRTEELHKLQVKFLQEKHDVEMQIMKEKLKEAKAKAESAQHHQ